Proteins from one Enoplosus armatus isolate fEnoArm2 chromosome 4, fEnoArm2.hap1, whole genome shotgun sequence genomic window:
- the zbtb26 gene encoding zinc finger and BTB domain-containing protein 26 isoform X1, which translates to MAQNQVILQFRFATFGDSMLHKMNLLRHQRRFCDVTVRINQLEVPGHKVVFAAGSSFLRDQFILQQDSKEVRISMMQKAEVGRQLLLSCYTGQLEFPELELVHYLTVASFLQMGHVVEQCTQALSKFIKPQHARQLKMDVDVRKEKREEAQERSQIQTVHQEDDYNDGDDDDDDDDDDDDDDDDSDITIVKVESVSELAENSITGHFTSPPAALHSPEPQHSLINSTVDSRGSEMAVPPGVAEYSLSPLPLSPPAEKHSGYQRNYDKPLQWYHQCPKCARVFRQLENYANHLKMHKLFMCLLCGKTFTQKGNLHRHMRVHAGIKPFQCKICGKTFTQKCSLLDHLNLHSGDKPHRCNYCDMVFAHKPVLRKHLKQIHGKNSFDNANEGSLHDGVLDSFL; encoded by the exons ATGGCCCAGAACCAGGTGATCCTGCAGTTCCGCTTCGCCACATTTGGGGACTCCATGCTGCACAAGATGAACCTCCTGCGACACCAGAGGCGCTTCTGTGATGTCACCGTGCGCATCAACCAGCTGGAGGTCCCCGGTCACAAGGTAGTGTTTGCCGCGGGCTCCTCTTTCTTGAGGGACCAGTTCATCCTTCAGCAGGACTCCAAGGAGGTCCGGATCTCCATGATGCAAAAGGCGGAGGTGGGccggcagctgctgctgtcctgctACACAGGTCAGCTGGAGTTTCCTGAGCTGGAGCTGGTGCATTACCTGACAGTGGCCAGCTTCCTTCAAATGGGCCACGTTGTGGAGCAGTGCACTCAGGCTCTCAGTAAGTTCATCAAGCCTCAGCATGCACGCCAGCTGAAGATGGATGTGGAtgtgaggaaggagaagagggaggaggcgCAAGAGCGCTCTCAGATTCAGACTGTCCACCAGGAGGATGACTACAACGATggcgacgacgacgacgacgatgatgacgacgacgatgacgacgacgacgat AGTGACATTACTATAGTAAAAGTGGAGTCTGTGTCTGAATTAGCTGAAAACTCCATCACTGGTCACTTCACCAGCCCACCTGCTGCCCTCCACTCTCCTGAGCCCCAGCACTCCCTCATCAACTCCACGGTGGACAGTCGTGGCAGTGAGATGGCGGTTCCACCTGGCGTGGCCGAATACTCGCTCAGtccccttcctctgtctcctccggCAGAGAAACACAGCGGGTACCAGAGGAACTACGACAAACCTCTCCAGTGGTACCACCAGTGCCCCAAGTGCGCCCGGGTCTTCCGCCAGCTGGAGAACTACGCCAACCACCTCAAGATGCACAAGCTGTTCATGTGCCTCCTGTGTGGCAAGACTTTCACGCAGAAGGGCAACCTGCACAGACACATGCGCGTCCACGCCGGCATCAAGCCCTTCCAGTGTAAAATCTGCGGTAAGACCTTCACCCAAAAGTGTTCTTTGCTGGATCACCTAAACCTGCACAGTGGGGACAAGCCACACCGCTGCAACTACTGTGACATGGTTTTCGCGCACAAGCCAGTTCTCCGCAAGCACCTCAAACAGATCCACGGGAAGAACAGCTTTGACAACGCCAACGAAGGCAGCCTGCACGACGGGGTGCTTGACTCTTTTTTATAA
- the zbtb26 gene encoding zinc finger and BTB domain-containing protein 26 isoform X2, which produces MAQNQVILQFRFATFGDSMLHKMNLLRHQRRFCDVTVRINQLEVPGHKVVFAAGSSFLRDQFILQQDSKEVRISMMQKAEVGRQLLLSCYTGQLEFPELELVHYLTVASFLQMGHVVEQCTQALSKFIKPQHARQLKMDVDVRKEKREEAQERSQIQTVHQEDDYNDGDDDDDDDDDDDDDDDDVIIQPKAPLQILGRCPRQGMVESDITIVKVESVSELAENSITGHFTSPPAALHSPEPQHSLINSTVDSRGSEMAVPPGVAEYSLSPLPLSPPAEKHSGYQRNYDKPLQWYHQCPKCARVFRQLENYANHLKMHKLFMCLLCGKTFTQKGNLHRHMRVHAGIKPFQCKICGKTFTQKCSLLDHLNLHSGDKPHRCNYCDMVFAHKPVLRKHLKQIHGKNSFDNANEGSLHDGVLDSFL; this is translated from the coding sequence ATGGCCCAGAACCAGGTGATCCTGCAGTTCCGCTTCGCCACATTTGGGGACTCCATGCTGCACAAGATGAACCTCCTGCGACACCAGAGGCGCTTCTGTGATGTCACCGTGCGCATCAACCAGCTGGAGGTCCCCGGTCACAAGGTAGTGTTTGCCGCGGGCTCCTCTTTCTTGAGGGACCAGTTCATCCTTCAGCAGGACTCCAAGGAGGTCCGGATCTCCATGATGCAAAAGGCGGAGGTGGGccggcagctgctgctgtcctgctACACAGGTCAGCTGGAGTTTCCTGAGCTGGAGCTGGTGCATTACCTGACAGTGGCCAGCTTCCTTCAAATGGGCCACGTTGTGGAGCAGTGCACTCAGGCTCTCAGTAAGTTCATCAAGCCTCAGCATGCACGCCAGCTGAAGATGGATGTGGAtgtgaggaaggagaagagggaggaggcgCAAGAGCGCTCTCAGATTCAGACTGTCCACCAGGAGGATGACTACAACGATggcgacgacgacgacgacgatgatgacgacgacgatgacgacgacgacgatgtGATCATACAGCCTAAGGCCCCTCTCCAGATCTTAGGCAGATGTCCAAGGCAGGGAATGGTGGAGAGTGACATTACTATAGTAAAAGTGGAGTCTGTGTCTGAATTAGCTGAAAACTCCATCACTGGTCACTTCACCAGCCCACCTGCTGCCCTCCACTCTCCTGAGCCCCAGCACTCCCTCATCAACTCCACGGTGGACAGTCGTGGCAGTGAGATGGCGGTTCCACCTGGCGTGGCCGAATACTCGCTCAGtccccttcctctgtctcctccggCAGAGAAACACAGCGGGTACCAGAGGAACTACGACAAACCTCTCCAGTGGTACCACCAGTGCCCCAAGTGCGCCCGGGTCTTCCGCCAGCTGGAGAACTACGCCAACCACCTCAAGATGCACAAGCTGTTCATGTGCCTCCTGTGTGGCAAGACTTTCACGCAGAAGGGCAACCTGCACAGACACATGCGCGTCCACGCCGGCATCAAGCCCTTCCAGTGTAAAATCTGCGGTAAGACCTTCACCCAAAAGTGTTCTTTGCTGGATCACCTAAACCTGCACAGTGGGGACAAGCCACACCGCTGCAACTACTGTGACATGGTTTTCGCGCACAAGCCAGTTCTCCGCAAGCACCTCAAACAGATCCACGGGAAGAACAGCTTTGACAACGCCAACGAAGGCAGCCTGCACGACGGGGTGCTTGACTCTTTTTTATAA
- the p2rx4b gene encoding P2X purinoceptor 4b has translation MSTTAGCCQSCLHYAFDYETTKTLVIPNIRVGLVFRFIQLLVALYVVGYVCVVQKAYQETDSVISTVTTKVKGFAFTNTSDMDAQFWDVADYVIPPEGDDSFFVVTNMVVTPRQTQSRCPELPNPSTTCVDDCDCIEGHSDPRGNGIQTGLCENYSTTVRTCEVRSWCPLEIDTKLPEHALLAAAENFTVLIKNSITYPKFNFHRRNILPHVNSSYLKRCEFNRTTDPHCPIFRFKHIVSEAGEEFQDMAVKGGILGIIIDWSCDLDWWAGKCHPKYSFRRLDSKDRANNVAPGYNFRFAKYYKTPDGEETRTLIKAYGIRFDVLVFGTAGKFGIVPTIVNLGAALSFLSLVPMVSDWVMLTCMRKRDVYSKHKVTYLNEAADTESLSMATSYGTQ, from the exons ATGAGCACGACTGCAGGCTGCTGCCAGAGCTGTCTGCATTATGCGTTTGattatgaaacaacaaaaactctgGTTATTCCAAACATACGGGTAGGACTTGTCTTCAGGTTCATCCAGCTCCTGGTGGCGCTGTATGTGGTGGG gtatgtgtgtgtggtgcagaaGGCCTACCAGGAGACGGACTCGGTCATCAGCACCGTCACCACCAAAGTCAAAGGTTTTGCTTTCACCAACACATCTGACATGGACGCCCAATTTTGGGATGTGGCTGATTATGTCATCCCACCTGAG GGTGACGATTCATTCTTTGTGGTAACGAATATGGTTGTTACCCCTCGACAAACTCAGTCCCGTTGTCCTGAG CTTCCAAACCCATCAACTACTTGCGTGGATGACTGTGACTGTATCGAGGGACACAGTGATCCTCGAGGCAATG GTATACAGACGGGGCTGTGTGAGAACTATTCCACGACTGTCCGGACCTGTGAAGTGCGCTCATGGTGCCCTCTTGAAATAGACACTAAGCTGCCTGA ACATGCACTGCTGGCTGCCGCGGAGAACTTCACTGTGCTGATCAAAAACAGCATAACATATCCGAAGTTCAACTTTCACAG AAGAAACATACTGCCGCATGTTAACTCCTCATACCTGAAGAGGTGTGAGTTCAATCGTACAACAGACCCTCACTGCCCTATATTCCGCTTCAAACACATCGTCTCAGAGGCTGGAGAGGAATTTCAAGACATGGCCGTGAAG GGCGGTATCCTCGGTATTATCATTGACTGGAGCTGTGACCTGGACTGGTGGGCAGGGAAGTGTCACCCCAAGTACAGCTTCCGCAGGCTGGACAGCAAAGATCGTGCCAATAATGTGGCCCCTGGATACAACTTCAG GTTTGCAAAATACTACAAGACCCCAGATGGAGAGGAAACTAGAACCTTAATCAAAGCATACGGGATCCGGTTCGACGTCCTTGTATTTGGAACT GCAGGGAAATTTGGAATTGTACCAACCATAGTGAACTTGGGTGCAGCATTATCATTCCTCAGTTTG GTTCCAATGGTTTCCGACTGGGTTATGTTGACGTGCATGAGAAAAAGAGATGTTTACAGCAAACATAAAGTCACATATCTGAATGAGGCTGCTGACACTGAATCA CTGTCAATGGCCACCTCCTACGGAACCCAGTAG
- the gucd1 gene encoding protein GUCD1, whose product MTDDAVLLNVPVIRQLYHWDCGLACSRMVLKYLHPVSDEEFQRACWELKLTESVWTIDLAYLMCHLGIKHCFCTQTLGVDKGFRNQSFYKKHFDTEEDRVNELFLKADSKGVVVRKCSVTIQEIQSHLEQGHVAIVLVNAVVLTCELCSSPVKYCCFLPVGQKCFCRKPEYQGHFVVVCGFNRTTGCIFYNNPAYSDRVCCTSVSNFEEARRSYGTDEDILFIFKQS is encoded by the exons ATGACAG ATGATGCCGTCTTGCTGAATGTACCTGTCATTCGGCAGCTGTACCACTGGGACTGTGGGTTAGCCTGCTCCAGGATGGTCCTGAA GTACCTTCATCCAGTCAGTGACGAGGAGTTTCAGAGGGCATGCTGGGAGCTAAAACTGACAGAGAGTGTGTGGACTATTGACCTGGCCTACCTCATGTGTCATCTAGGAATCAAACACTGCTTCTGCACGCAGACTCTGGGCGTTGATAAGGGCTTTAGGAATCAG TCCTTCTATAAGAAACACTTTGATACGGAAGAAGACAGAGTGAACGAGCTCTTCCTCAAAGCAGACAGTAAAGGTGTGGTCGTGAGGAAATG TTCTGTGACGATTCAGGAAATCCAGTCTCATCTGGAGCAGGGCCACGTTGCCATAGTGCTGGTCAACGCTGTCGTCTTGACGTGTGAACTCTGCTCCTCGCCTGTCAAATACTGCTGCTTCCTGCCTGTGGGTCAGAAGTGTTTCTGCAGGAAGCCAGAGTACCAGGGTCACTTTGTGGTGGTGTGTGGCTTCAACAGGACCACTGGTTGTATTTTCTACAACAACCCCGCGTATTCTGACA GGGTGTGCTGCACCAGCGTCAGTAACTTTGAGGAGGCCCGGCGGAGCTACGGGACAGATGAGGATATCCTGTTCATCTTTAAGCAGAGTTGA